Proteins encoded by one window of Manihot esculenta cultivar AM560-2 chromosome 10, M.esculenta_v8, whole genome shotgun sequence:
- the LOC110623912 gene encoding ras-related protein RABC2a isoform X1 → MTSSSSKAGNNSYDYAFKILLIGDSGVGKSTILLSFISNSVHDLSPTVGVDFKIKMVNVGGKRLKLTIWDTAGQERFGTLISSYYRGAHGIILVYDVTRRETFKNLSDMWAKEVELYSTNQDCIKILVGNKIDRDVERAVSREEGMALAAEHKCAFLECSAKTRENVVQCFKELMLKVHRQQRNVFLMVLEVPSLLEEGSVVVKQQVLSQKPGYHAPRSRGCCS, encoded by the exons ATGACGAGTTCTTCTTCTAAAGCTGGGAATAATAGTTATGATTACGCTTTCAAGATTCTGTTGATTGGAGATTCTGGGGTTGGCAAGAGTACTATACTTCTCAGTTTTATCTCCAATTCTGTTCATGATCTCTCTCCTACAGTTG GTGTCGATTTCAAGATCAAGATGGTCAATGTTGGTGGGAAAAGGTTAAAGCTTACAATTTGGGACACAG CTGGGCAGGAAAGGTTTGGAACACTAATAAGCTCTTATTACAGGGGGGCACATGGAATTATCCTTG TTTATGATGTGACTCGCCGAGAGACATTCAAAAACTTGTCAGATATGTGGGCAAAGGAAGTGGAGCTCTACTCTACTAATCAAGATTGTATCAAAATTCTAGTTGGAAATAAAATTGATAGG gatgttgaAAGAGCTGTAAGTAGAGAAGAGGGAATGGCTCTTGCTGCAGAACATAAATGTGCATTTCTTGAATGTAGTGCTAAAACAAGAGAAAATGTGGTGCAGTGTTTTAAAGAGCTAATGTTAAAGGTACATCGTCAACAAAGAAATGTTTTTCTTATG GTACTGGAAGTACCTAGTTTATTGGAGGAGGGATCCGTAGTCGTCAAACAGCAGGTTTTAAGTCAGAAACCAGGATACCATGCACCTCGTAGTCGTGGTTGCTGCTCCTAA
- the LOC110623912 gene encoding ras-related protein RABC2a isoform X2 produces the protein MTSSSSKAGNNSYDYAFKILLIGDSGVGKSTILLSFISNSVHDLSPTVGVDFKIKMVNVGGKRLKLTIWDTAGQERFGTLISSYYRGAHGIILVYDVTRRETFKNLSDMWAKEVELYSTNQDCIKILVGNKIDRDVERAVSREEGMALAAEHKCAFLECSAKTRENVVQCFKELMLKVLEVPSLLEEGSVVVKQQVLSQKPGYHAPRSRGCCS, from the exons ATGACGAGTTCTTCTTCTAAAGCTGGGAATAATAGTTATGATTACGCTTTCAAGATTCTGTTGATTGGAGATTCTGGGGTTGGCAAGAGTACTATACTTCTCAGTTTTATCTCCAATTCTGTTCATGATCTCTCTCCTACAGTTG GTGTCGATTTCAAGATCAAGATGGTCAATGTTGGTGGGAAAAGGTTAAAGCTTACAATTTGGGACACAG CTGGGCAGGAAAGGTTTGGAACACTAATAAGCTCTTATTACAGGGGGGCACATGGAATTATCCTTG TTTATGATGTGACTCGCCGAGAGACATTCAAAAACTTGTCAGATATGTGGGCAAAGGAAGTGGAGCTCTACTCTACTAATCAAGATTGTATCAAAATTCTAGTTGGAAATAAAATTGATAGG gatgttgaAAGAGCTGTAAGTAGAGAAGAGGGAATGGCTCTTGCTGCAGAACATAAATGTGCATTTCTTGAATGTAGTGCTAAAACAAGAGAAAATGTGGTGCAGTGTTTTAAAGAGCTAATGTTAAAG GTACTGGAAGTACCTAGTTTATTGGAGGAGGGATCCGTAGTCGTCAAACAGCAGGTTTTAAGTCAGAAACCAGGATACCATGCACCTCGTAGTCGTGGTTGCTGCTCCTAA
- the LOC122724910 gene encoding uncharacterized protein LOC122724910, whose translation MDAMSLDLNSVKQARSTSPEAESQARPRHDKGTVGTSSSVTTRDCSFVPKYTKLDFPRYNGTEDPLGWISRCQHFFKHQSTPDDEQVGLASYHLEGIVQLWYLQLIQDVPNPTWVEFVDQCNLRFGPPIRSNKLGELAKLKQTGTVEDYQTKFEILVSRAGTLGSNQKVQLYISGLQEYIAVEVELHQPKDLATAMSMSRLYERKLYSKSVAQREVRRPAPLSEHCPGRTIKRLTPDEMDERRKKGLCFNCDEPFVRGHQCKRLFLIDLDDGSKSDAKSDSDSPPEISLHAITGTRNSQSMRLLGCWHGRQVLILVDSGSTHSFVSDSVVADLQVTVDAKDGLRVKVANGEQLHSPGLCKGAPIELGNSVFIVDLFVLQLTGFDLVFGVNWLATLGPILWDFNSMWMSFFVNGKQVALTGIDSKSETNSSLNSLSPSAARDHHLRQLLADFAAILEAPTGLPPARHCDHRIPLAPNTKPVVVHPYRYPHNQKDEIERQCTAMLDQGIIRPSRSPFSSPVLLVPKADKTWHLCVDYRELNARTIKDKFPIPVIEELLDELGGTKYFTKLDLVSGYFQVGMHPPDIEKTAFRTHHGHFEFLVMPFGLSNAPSTFQALMNEPLGRKQIVLETVQVYLCPNGSFLFGSCHFT comes from the coding sequence ATGGATGCCATGTCCCTTGATTTAAACTCAGTTAAACAGGCTCGTTCTACTTCTCCCGAAGCAGAAAGCCAAGCTCGACCAAGGCATGACAAGGGAACAGTTGGAACCTCCAGTTCTGTGACTACTCGCGATTGCTCCTTTGTGCCCAAATACACcaaactggacttccctcgctATAACGGCACGGAAGATCCTCTTGGGTGGATTAGCAGGTGTCAACACTTCTTCAAGCATCAGTCCACTCCTGATGATGAACAAGTGGGACTGGCTTCTTACCACCTTGAAGGAATTGTCCAATTGTGGTACTTACAGTTAATCCAGGATGTCCCAAATCCTACTTGGGTTGAGTTTGTTGACCAATGTAATCTTCGTTTTGGACCCCCTATTCGCAGCAACAAGTTAGGGGAGCTTGCCAAATTGAAGCAGACAGGAACGGTGGAGGATTATCAAACTAAATTTGAGATTTTGGTTTCAAGGGCTGGTACCTTAGGTTCCAATCAGAAAGTTCAGCTGTATATTAGTGGATTACAGGAATACATAGCAGTGGAAGTCGAGCTACACCAGCCAAAAGACTTAGCCACAGCCATGAGTATGTCACGCCTGTATGAACGCAAGCTCTACTCCAAGAGTGTTGCCCAACGCGAGGTCAGACGTCCTGCTCCCCTTTCGGAACACTGCCCTGGCCGTACCATCAAACGACTCACCCCAGACGAAATGGATGAGAGACGGAAGAAAGGACTGTGCTTTAACTGTGATGAGCCGTTTGTACGCGGACATCAATGCAAACGCCTATTTTTGATTGATCTGGATGACGGCAGTAAGTCTGATGCGAAGTCTGATTCCGATTCTCCACCAGAAATCTCTCTCCATGCCATCACTGGAACTCGCAATTCCCAGTCTATGCGACTTCTAGGTTGTTGGCACGGTAGGCAAGTACTGATCTTGGTTGATTCGGGAAGCACCCATAGTTTTGTCTCGGATTCGGTGGTGGCCGATTTGCAGGTTACAGTGGATGCGAAGGATGGGTTACGGGTGAAAGTTGCGAACGGTGAACAACTTCACAGTCCTGGTCTTTGCAAAGGCGCACCGATTGAATTGGGAAACTCTGTTTTCATAGTGGATTTATTTGTGTTACAGCTCACTggttttgatttggtcttcgGTGTTAATTGGCTAGCTACTCTGGGCCCCATCTTATGGGATTTTAACTCCATGTGGATGTCTTTCTTTGTTAATGGGAAACAGGTGGCTCTTACGGGTATAGACAGCAAATCGGAAACAAATTCATCCCTCAATTCCCTTTCACCATCTGCTGCTCGCGATCATCATCTGCGCCAATTATTAGCTGATTTTGCTGCAATCCTTGAAGCTCCCACAGGTCTCCCACCTGCTCGCCACTGTGACCACAGGATTCCTCTAGCTCCAAATACCAAACCCGTAGTGGTTCATCCTTACCGATACCCACACAACCAAAAAGATGAGATCGAGCGACAGTGTACTGCTATGCTGGATCAAGGGATTATTCGTCCCAGCCGATCACCTTTTTCTTCTCCGGTACTTCTGGTTCCTAAAGCTGACAAAACTTGGCACCTATGCGTGGATTACAGGGAACTTAACGCAAGAACTATCAAAGACAAATTTCCAATTCCTGTGATTGAAGAGCTTCTGGACGAATTGGGAGGGACAAAGTATTTCACCAAATTGGATTTGGTTTCTGGGTACTTCCAAGTTGGCATGCATCCACCAGACATTGAGAAGACCGCATTCAGAACTCACCATGGCCATTTTGAATTTTTGGTCATGCCATTCGGGCTGTCAAATGCTCCTTCCACATTCCAGGCTTTAATGAATGAGCCTCTTGGCAGAAAACAAATTGTTCTTGAAACGGTCCAAGTGTACCTTTGCCCAAACGGAAGTTTCTTATTTGGGTCATGTCATTTCACATGA